The genomic window CGCCGTGACGCTCTCGGCAAACGGCGCGCCCGCGCTCGCACTGCGGGCCCAGCAGCTCCTGCACGACCCGGAGGTGCCGGATCGGATCGCCCGGGCGCGTGCCTTGGCTGACCTCGGCGAGGCGGCGCGCAAGGATCCGCTGCTGGTCCGCGCACGGCTCACCGCGGCGGCGCTGGAGCGCGACTCCGAGCGGTACGACGATGCCGCGCAGGACCTGGACCGGGCGGAAGCCATCCTGCGCGAACAGAAGGCGCCGCCGTCCGCCCGGATGCTGGTTGCGCGTGCGCGGCTCCTCGACGCGCGAGGAAACTCGGCGGGCGCGAGGGCGCGCGCGGAGGAAGCGCTGCGGGCGGTTCCGGGGCGCTGCGACACGCTGCAACTCTTGCTCGACCTGTCGCGGCGCGGAGGATCGCTCTCCGACCAGGGAAAGTACGGCGAAGCGCTCGTCGGATGCGCCGACGGAGAGTCGGCGGCGGCGCAGGTGGCACGCACCCGCGGCGACCTCGCGCGGGCCGAGCAATTGCTGAGGCTCGCCGCGGCTCAGCGACCGGCGCAGCCGGGGCGCCTGGAACAGCTCGCGGAGATACAGTCGGCACGCAAGGAGCTCGCTGCCGCCGTCGCTTCGATTCGGGGCGCTGCCGCTTTGGCGCCGCGGAGCGCCGAGCCGCTGCGACGCCTCGCGAATGCGCTCGAGCTCCTCGGCGAGGCGAAAGCCGCTGCCCAGGCGCGGAACGCTGCGCTCCGCCTCGCTCCAGGGGATCTGCAGGTGCGCCAGCAGATCGCGCTCGACGAAGGCCGGCGTCTCCTCTCCTGGAGCGACCGCGACGGCGCGGCGCTGGTGAAGGCCTCGAAGGAAGCGCCTCCGGGGGCGAGCGCCGTGCGGCTGCTCGATTTCGGCGCTGTGCAGATGTTTCCAGACGGCGGCGGAGTCGAGCGCGTCCACACCGTGGCGCGGGTCTTCGACAAGAAGGGGATCACGAAGTTTGGCGAGGCGCAGCTTCCCGCCGATGCCCAGGTGCTCCGGCTGCGCACGTTGAAGGCCGACGGGCGCGTGCTCGAGCCGGAATCGATTCCCGAGAAGGAAGGCATCAGTCTGCCCGGGCTCGAGCCCGGCGACGCGGTCGAGACCGACTACCTGCGCGGAATCGCGCCGCGGGGTCCGGAGATGCCCGGATACTCGCTCGGCGCCTTTTTCTTTCGCGACGACGAGACGCCGATGGGCGAGTCGACGTACGAGACCCGCACGCCCGCGCCGCCGGAGATCGACGCGCACAACGTGCAGCTTCCGCAGGGTGCGCTGACCCGCGATGCCGACGGTTTCCGTTTCCGCTACTCCGCGCGCGACGTAAAGCCGCTCCAGCCCGAGCCGCATCAGGTCCCGGAGAGCGAGGTGATGCCCTGGGTGCAATTGGGAACCGGCTCCGGGCAGAAGGAGCTGATGCGCTCGTTGGCGGACTGGGCGCTGTTGCGGACCCGTTCCGGCAGCGCCACGGCAGAGCTGGCGAAGCGGTCGACGGGCGCGGGCGTCGAGGATACGGCGCGAAAGATCTACGCGTCGGTCGCGCAGGCGGTGAGAGGACGGTCGACGGGCTCCGAGTTCCAGACGAGCGCCGCGCACATTCTCGCTCAAGGCCGCGGGAACCGGCTCGTCGTGCTGAAGGCGGCGCTCGCAGCGGCCCGGATTCCCTCGCACATCGTCTTCGCGCGCACGTTTCTTTCCGATCCGTCTCCCTACCGGTTTCCCCGTGGCGACGTCTTCGGTTACGCGGTGCTACGCATCGATCTGCCCGGTGGATCGGCTTGGATCGACCCCTCGTACCGGTTGGCTCCCTTCAACCAGCTTCCGGCGTTCCTGCGCGGACAGGACGGGTGGGTGGTGCCGGAGCCGGGCGAGGAAGCGGCCTATCTCCAGCTGCCGCAGACGCTGCCGGACCAGCGCGACGGCCGGAGCCTGCAGCTGAGCCTGTCGCTCGACGCCGAGGGCCTCGCGAGCGGGACCGGCCGCGACGAGCATCATGGCTTCGAGGCCGCATCGCTCAAGGACGCGCTGGAGCGTCTCGACGGCGAGCAGCGCAAGCAGGCCGTCGAGTCGATGCTCGGACGTGGGCTGCGCGGCGTGACGCTGGAATCGCTGGCCATCGAGCGCGAGGCGGAAATCGGCGGGACGGCGACGCTGCTCTACGGGGTGCGCGTGCAGCTTGCCCGGCGAGATGGCGCGCAGCTCTTCGTGCCCGCAGCGCTGGTGCCGTCGCGCCTGGCGCGCCGGTGGCTACAGACGGCAGAGCGGCAGGTGACGCTCCTGATCGATTCGCCGGAGATCGTCACGCAGCGCGCGGCCATCGCGCTGCCGCCGTCGTGGTCCCCGCGAGGTTTGCCGAAGCCGCTGTTCATCGCGACGCCGTTCGGCGCGTACTCGTGGAGCGCGCGAGCCGAGGCTGGAAAGCTGGTGATCGAGGAAGCGCTCTCGATTCCGCAGCAAAGGGTGAAGCCGGACCGCTACGCGGCCTTTGCGGCGTTCGCGCGCGACGTCGATCAGGCGCAGTCGCAGGAGCTGGTGGTGGCGCCTTAAAAGAACCGCAATGACACTTCGGTGTGTAGATCGAGGCCGCGATCGTTGAGCCGGAGGATCGCTCCGTCGAGCGAGCCCAGTCCTTCCTCGACGATTCGGCCGATCGCCGCAGCATGTCTCTCGCGAACGGCCAGATCGAGATCGCGCTCCAGCGCGGCCAGATCGATGCCTTCCGCGAGACGCAGTCCCGTGAACATCCGCTCGCGCAGGTGGTCCTCGGGCGAGATGCGCTCCGAGGACGCCTCTCCGGTGCCGGAGCGCTCGACGCGCTCCATGTACCGCTCCGGCGAGCGGTCGTTCGCATACCGGAGCCCTCCACCGCCCTGGCGCAGGAACCCGCACGCGCCGCAACCCGCGGCAGCGTACTCGCCTCCGCGCCAGTAGAGCGAGTTGTGGACCGACTCTCGTCCCGATCTCGCGTAATTGCTGATCTCGTACCGGGCGTATCCGCCTTTGCCGAGCTCTCCGCGGACTGCGTCGCCCATCTCGGAGACGACCTCGTCGTCCGGAAGCGTCAGCTCTCCGCGCCGCAGTGCCTTGGCCATCGGCACTTCTTCGGCGAGCCCGTGCAGCGTCAGGGCGTAGCAGGAGATGTGCTCCGGGCCGAGCGCCACCGCGGCGGCGGCATCCCGGGCGGCAAGCTGCGGCGTCTGCCGCTCGGCGCCGTGGATGAGGTCCAGCGAGACGTTGCGAAACCCGGCTGCGCGGGCCGTCTCGAACGCGCGCACTGCGTCGGAACCGCTGTGCCTTCGCCCGAGAGCGACGAGTTGCGCCGGCGCGAACGACTGCACGCCGATGGACAGCCGGTTCACGCCCAGCTCGCGGAAGGCGGCAAACCTCTCCTCGTCGGTGGTCCCGGGATTCGCCTCGAGCGTCACCTCCGCTTCGGGTTCGACGGACCACAGCGACCGGATCTCCCGGAGCACGCGCCCGAATTGCGTCGGGTCCCACAGCGACGGCGTGCCGCCGCCGAAATAGATGGAGATGGCCTTCCGATCCGGAAACTGCGCCGCGCGGACGCGAAGCTCGCGGACCACGGAATCGGTGTAGCGCTGCTGCGGGATCACCGCTTCGGCGCGAGACGCGAAATCGCAGTACGGGCACTTCGAGAGACAGTACGGGAAGTGGATGTAGACGCCGAACTGCATCAGTCCTCGTGGAACTTCGCACGCAGCGTCTCCCGCTGCGCGGTGGCGACCCACTCTTGCAGCGGCGGCCACGCCCAGACCGCGTCGCAGTACGACTTGGCGGCGCCGGAGACCGGAATCGAATAGGTGCGGAACCGAGAGACCACCGGCGCGTAGAACGCGTCGGCGACGCATGGTTCCTTCCCGAAGAGGAAGGGACCGCCGCTCTGATTCAGGCATTCCTGCCAGATGGCGACGATCCGGTCGACGTCCGCCTGCGTCTCCGGACGAAGCGCTTTGTAGGGATACTGCTGGACGATTTTCATCGAGCAGTCGTTGCGCAGGTTCGCGAAGCCCGCGTGCATCTCCGCAGCCACCGACCGGGCACGAGCGCGCTGCGCGGCGTCCCTGGGCCAGAGGCGCTTGTCGGGAAACTTCTCGTGGAGGTACTCGGCGATCGCCAGGGAATCCCAGACGGTGATCTCGCCGTCGATGAGCGCCGGCACGCGTCCGCTCGGCGAGTACTTGCGGATCTGCTGCGCCGTGTCCGGCATGTCGAGGGGAACGACGATTTCCTCGTAGGGGACGTTGGCGAGCTTGAGCGCCAACCAGCCGCGGAGCGACCAGGAGGAGTACTTCTTGTTTCCGACGACGATCTTGAGCATGGGAGCGTCCTGATAACCGATGCAGCGCCGAAACGCGAGCGACCGTGATCACGACGCGGCGCGTGGTAATCTGTACGGTCTCGGATGGCGGACAAGGATCTCATCGATGCAATCGCCCGCGGGATCGTCGTTTTCGACGGCGCCATGGGCACGACCCTGCAGCGGATGCAGCTTGCCGGTGACCTGACGGTCAAGGACTTCGAAGGCCGGCAGGGGTGCAACGAGATTCTCTCGCTGACGCGTCCCGACGTCGTCTCCGGCGTGCACCGCTCGTACTTGGAGGTCGGGTGCGACGTCGTCGAGACGAACACCTTCGGCGGCAGCCGGCCGAAGCTCGAAGAGTTCGAGCTGGGCGCCCGCGTGGCGGAGGTGAACGAGCAGGCGGCGCGAATCGCGCGAGCGGAAGCCGACCGCGCCCAGCGCGGTGACGGGCGGCGGCGCTACGTCGCCGGATCGCTCGGGCCGAGCGGATTTCTGCCCTCCTCCAGCGATCCCGATCTCGGACGCGTCAGTCCCGCGGAACTGACCGAGATCTTCCGCGAACAGACGGTCTCGCTGCTGCGCGGCGGTGTCGACTGCATCATCGCGGAGACCGCGCAGGACCTGCTCGAGCTGCGCTCGCAGATCTTCGGTGCCCGCCGGGCGATGCAAGAGACCGGGCGCAGCGTCCCGGTGATTGCGCAGATCACCCTCGATCCGTCCGGCCGCATGCTGCTCGGCACCGAGCCGCTGTCGGCCGCGGCGATGATCGCGGCCTGCGGCGCCGACGTCATGGGGCTGAACTGTTCCACCGGACCTCGCGAGATGGTCGATCCTCTCCGGGCGCTCGCCGAGCACGTCCCGCTCCCGCTCTCCTGCCAGCCGAATGCCGGCATCCCGGAGAACCGCGAAGGCGTGGCGATCTACCCGCTGCAGCCGGGCGAGCTCGCGGAGTATCTCGCCCGCTTCGTGCGCGACTTCCGCCTGGCGGTCATCGGCGGATGCTGCGGAACGACGCCGGCACATCTGAAGCAGGTGCTGGAAGCCATTCGCGGCACCGGCGCCGCCCGCAAGCCGCCGAGGCGCGTCCCGATGCTGTCCAGCGGACTGAAAGCGGTGGCGCTCCACCAGGAGCCACGACCGCTGATCATCGGCGAGCGCGTCAACTCGCAGGGCAGCAGGAAGATGAAGGAGCTGCTGCTCGCAAACGACATCGCCGGGATCCTCGCCGTGGCCCGTGAACAGGTGGAAGGCGGCGCACATGCGCTCGACGTCTGCGTGGCGCTGACCGAGCGCGCCGACGAGCTGGACACGATGACGCGTGTCGTGCGCGTCCTCTCCGGACAGATCGAAGCACCGCTCTGCATCGACTCGACGGAGCCGGAGGTGGTCGCCGCCGCTCTGGAATGGCTGCCGGGCATCGGCATCGTCAATTCCGTCCACCTCGAGCGCGGGTGGGAGAAGATCGACCGGATGTTCCCACTTCTGAAGCAGTACGGCGCCTNNNNNNNNNNNNNNNNNNNNNNCGCAAGCTCGAAGTGGCGCGGCGGATCTACGAGCGGGCGTTGAAGGACGGGCTCCAGCCCTGGCAGCTCCTGTTCGACGTCCTGACGTTCACGCTCGCTACCGGCGACGACCAGTACAAGAACAGCGCGGTCGAGACGATCGAAGGCATCGGGCTGGTGAAGGAGAAGCTGCCTGGCGCGCTGACGGTGCTCGGCGTCTCCAACGTCAGCTTCGGGCTCGCGAAGCAGACGCGGCCCATCCTCAACTCGGTGTTCCTGACCCATTGCCTGAAGGCGGGGCTGGATGCGGCGATCATCAACCCCCGCGACGTCCTTCCCTGGAACGAGATCCCTGCAGAAGCGCGCCAGCTCGCCGAGGACCTGGTGCTCGCCCGCCGCGACGATGCTCTGGCGCGGCTGATCGAGCATTTCGAAGCCAAGGGGCCGGCAAAGGCGGTAGCGCAGGAGGAGCGGCAGTTCGACACGCCGGAGGCGCGGCTGCACCACATGATCGTCGACCGCCAGCAGAAAGGGCTGATCGAGGCGATCGACGCCTGCCTGAAGACTCGCTCGGCGGTCGGCGTGATCAACGACGTCCTGCTCGGGGCGATGAAGGAGGTCGGCGACCGGTTCGGTGCCGGAGAATTGATCCTCCCCTTCGTCCTGCAGAGCGCCGAGTTGATGAAGAAGGCCGTAGCGTACCTCGAGCAATTCATGGAGAAGAACGACTCGTATTCGCGCGGCACCGTCGTTCTCGCCACCGTGTTCGGAGACGTGCACGACATCGGCAAGAACCTGGTGAAGACGATCCTCTCCAACAACGGCTACACGGTGCACGACCTCGGCAAACAGGTGCCGGTGGACCGCATCGTCGACACCGCGGCGGAAAAGAAGGCCGACGCCATCGGCCTCTCGGCGCTGCTCGTCTCCACTTCTCGGCAGATGCCGCTGGTCGTGCAGGAGATGGATCGGCGGGGGCTGAAGCTCCCGATCCTGATCGGCGGCGCCGCCATCAACCGCAAGTACGGCTGGCGCACAGCCTACGTCGAGGGGACCGACAGGCTGTACGAGGGCGGCGTCTATTACTGCCGCGACGCCTTCGAGGGACTCGACACCATGAACGTCCTCCAGGATGGCGACGGGCGCCCCAAGTTGCTCGAGAAGCTGCGCCGCGAAGCCCACATGCACCGGACGATGGTGATCGCCGGTGCGGAGCGCGCGTCGGGCCAGCAGCTCGCCGCGGTCACCGATGTCGCGCCGCGCAGCGTGGCTCCGCCGCCCAAGGTGTCGCCGCCGTTCTGGGGGACGAGGATCGTGCCGCCGGAGGACCTCGCCCTGCGCGACATCTTCGACTGCCTCGATCTCATCGAGCTCTACAAGCTGCAGTGGGGCGTGAAGGTGAAGTCGCGCGAGATGTACCAGAAGCTCATCGCGGACGAGTTCGCCGTGCGCCGTCACGAGCTGCAGGAGGAGTGCATCCGCAACGGTTGGCTGACGCCCAAGGTCATCTACGGGTACTTCCCCTGCTCCGGGAAGGGAAACGACGTGACCGTGCTCGACGCTTCGACGCGCAAGCCGACCTGGACGTTCAAGTTTCCCCGCAAGCTCGAAGAGCCGCGCAAATGCCTCGCCGATTACTTGTCGGAGGACGACGTGGTGGCGTTCCAGGCCGTCACGGTCGGTGACCGCGCGACGCAGCTGTGCGCGCAGTGGGAAGCGGCGGGCGAGTTCACGAAGTCCTACTTCCTGCACGGCCTCGCCGTCGAGACGGCGGAGGCGCTGGCGGAGTACTGGCACCGCCGCGTCCGCGCGGAGATGGGCCTGCCGCCTGAACAGGGAAAGCGCTATTCGGCAGGCTATCCGGCCTGGCCTGATCTCGCCGACCAGGCCGGCGTCTGGGCCGTCCTCCATCCGGAGCGCATCGGCATCACGCTGACCGAGGCGCACCAGATGGTCCCCGAGCAGAGCACCAGCGCGATCATCGTCTGGCACCCCGAGGCGAGCTACTACTCCGTCCGGACCGCGACCACGCCCTGATCCCGGTCGTTGCCGGTGAGCCGCGGCTCAGCGGCAGGCGAAGTTCGCGGCGTCGTCGATGCTGCCCGTGCCCTTGTAGACGGCGTGCTGCGGGTAGACGCAGAGCGGCCGCGTACGTCCGGCCACCGCTCCTCCTGACGCGATGATCCGCTGCGGCGCGTTCCCGTGTTCGACCCAGTCCACGAGCGGCGAGAAGGCGTCGAAGACATTGGGTCCCGGGCCGCCGCCGCAGTGGTGCATGTCGGGGACGAGGAAGAAGCGGAAGAAGTCGCGCACGGCATGAGCGGTGCCCATCGCGCGGTCGACGTCCTCGTAGTAGTCGATCGTCTTCAGCGCGCTGAGCGCGTGGTCGGTCCAGCCGTGGTACATGACGATCTTCGACCCGCGCTTCTGCAGCGCACGCAGATCCGGATCCGTCGCGTTCAGGATCAGCCCCGTCCTCGTCAGCTTTCCCGGGTCCGTATCGAAGTTGAAGGTGAACGGGTTGTAGCTCGGGTTGTTGAAGACGATGTAACGGAAGAACTGGTCCTGGAAGGTGAACTGCAGCGGAGGGTCGATCGAGCCGCCGCTGATCCAGACGTCCCAACCGCCATTGCTCTCAGCTCCGGCCGGGAACCCAGGCGTGATCGGCCGTCCATTCGACCTCGACGGGCCCGCATACACCTTGCGCACGGCCTGCACCTGCGCAGCGGTAAGGCAGTTCGGAGCGTCAGCTCCAGGGCAGCGAAGGACGCCCGGGTCGAAGTTACACGCGCGGGGATCCTGCACGAGGCCGTCGACCAGGCCGTCCGCGGCATCGCATTGCGCAGTAACGGCGTTCTCGATGAGCGGGAGCTTCGTCACGGGAATGGGCGCGGCAGCGACGGCGCGCGAGTCCCAGTTGAAGCCCATCATGAACTCGGTCCAGTCGAATGCCGGCGCGCCCACCACCAGGCCGTCGAAGTCCTCCGGGAAGCGCTGCGCCTCCATCAATCCCTGACCACCGCCGCGGGAGCAACCGTTGAAGTACGAGCGGCTCGGGCCACGCCCGTAATACGCCGCCGTTATCGCTTTCGCCGTCGTCGTCGTGACGTGAACGGCGCGATATCCGAAGTCGATCACCCCCTGGGGATTGTTCAGCGCCCATGTGGCGTCGAGCGCGCCACCCAACGCTCCCCCTCCTTTGTGGCCCGTGTCCGTCGCAGCGGTCGCGTATCCGAGCGGGAGAACGGCGCTCGCGTCCGGGATGAACCCGACGTAGCCGCCTCCGCCCTGATGGAAGAGCTTGCCGTTCCAACTTGTCGGCAGCTGAACGACGAACCCGATCGTTCCCGGCCCAATGTTTCCCTGGACGTTGCAGTACTCGGGCAACGTCGATGTCGCGACCACCAACGTCGCGGTGATGCTCGTCACGTCGGGCAGCTTGAGTCGACTGAGCGCGCTGCACTGCGTAGCGGACGCGGCCTGTGCCGCTCGAGCGCCCGTCAGCGCCGCGATGAACACGCATGCTGTGAAGCCGGCCACTCTCGCAATCTTGGTCATGGGACTCCCCCTTTAGGTGGCGCACATTGAACGGCGAGCGGGCGCGAGCGCAAGACGCGGCGAGTCGGCG from Deltaproteobacteria bacterium includes these protein-coding regions:
- the hemW gene encoding radical SAM family heme chaperone HemW gives rise to the protein MQFGVYIHFPYCLSKCPYCDFASRAEAVIPQQRYTDSVVRELRVRAAQFPDRKAISIYFGGGTPSLWDPTQFGRVLREIRSLWSVEPEAEVTLEANPGTTDEERFAAFRELGVNRLSIGVQSFAPAQLVALGRRHSGSDAVRAFETARAAGFRNVSLDLIHGAERQTPQLAARDAAAAVALGPEHISCYALTLHGLAEEVPMAKALRRGELTLPDDEVVSEMGDAVRGELGKGGYARYEISNYARSGRESVHNSLYWRGGEYAAAGCGACGFLRQGGGGLRYANDRSPERYMERVERSGTGEASSERISPEDHLRERMFTGLRLAEGIDLAALERDLDLAVRERHAAAIGRIVEEGLGSLDGAILRLNDRGLDLHTEVSLRFF
- a CDS encoding glutathione S-transferase family protein, giving the protein MLKIVVGNKKYSSWSLRGWLALKLANVPYEEIVVPLDMPDTAQQIRKYSPSGRVPALIDGEITVWDSLAIAEYLHEKFPDKRLWPRDAAQRARARSVAAEMHAGFANLRNDCSMKIVQQYPYKALRPETQADVDRIVAIWQECLNQSGGPFLFGKEPCVADAFYAPVVSRFRTYSIPVSGAAKSYCDAVWAWPPLQEWVATAQRETLRAKFHED
- a CDS encoding tannase/feruloyl esterase family alpha/beta hydrolase gives rise to the protein MTKIARVAGFTACVFIAALTGARAAQAASATQCSALSRLKLPDVTSITATLVVATSTLPEYCNVQGNIGPGTIGFVVQLPTSWNGKLFHQGGGGYVGFIPDASAVLPLGYATAATDTGHKGGGALGGALDATWALNNPQGVIDFGYRAVHVTTTTAKAITAAYYGRGPSRSYFNGCSRGGGQGLMEAQRFPEDFDGLVVGAPAFDWTEFMMGFNWDSRAVAAAPIPVTKLPLIENAVTAQCDAADGLVDGLVQDPRACNFDPGVLRCPGADAPNCLTAAQVQAVRKVYAGPSRSNGRPITPGFPAGAESNGGWDVWISGGSIDPPLQFTFQDQFFRYIVFNNPSYNPFTFNFDTDPGKLTRTGLILNATDPDLRALQKRGSKIVMYHGWTDHALSALKTIDYYEDVDRAMGTAHAVRDFFRFFLVPDMHHCGGGPGPNVFDAFSPLVDWVEHGNAPQRIIASGGAVAGRTRPLCVYPQHAVYKGTGSIDDAANFACR